A part of Paenibacillus sp. 481 genomic DNA contains:
- a CDS encoding papain-like cysteine protease family protein produces the protein MKRKMLLLLLSLAVLFVSATPLGAVASERTANGQNVTVNKVVQTTATVTANVTATALDQTANFKGITAPIGVNVRAGVTLQSRLLYTIAGNTEVFFDGWERGDTLRDYWTGQNDNRWFYFYKNNEKHYVASAFIKGDPTTTPGNKLPVPNVKQKMSNWCWAGVAVSVLQHYGKTVTQEQFVRFTKGSLVNAPATDREILRGLQNYGVTGSIFYNLPTLQWVKAEIDAGKPMITFIRWTNGAAIGHFFVLDGHHVGTNAAQYVSYMDPWYGDHYSRTFDSFKQNNRFVWRGTTSTSK, from the coding sequence ATGAAGCGAAAAATGTTACTGCTCCTATTAAGCCTCGCTGTACTCTTCGTTAGTGCAACACCTTTGGGAGCTGTTGCTTCCGAGCGAACGGCAAACGGACAAAATGTGACCGTTAACAAAGTTGTTCAGACAACTGCGACTGTAACTGCAAATGTAACGGCAACTGCGCTTGATCAAACCGCGAATTTTAAAGGGATTACGGCACCGATTGGGGTCAATGTAAGAGCTGGGGTGACGCTGCAATCCAGATTGCTGTACACGATTGCTGGCAACACCGAAGTTTTTTTTGATGGCTGGGAACGAGGCGATACGCTCCGCGATTACTGGACAGGACAGAACGATAATCGTTGGTTTTATTTTTACAAAAATAATGAAAAGCACTATGTGGCCTCGGCCTTTATTAAAGGCGATCCTACAACTACCCCTGGAAACAAACTCCCCGTTCCTAATGTGAAGCAAAAAATGAGCAACTGGTGTTGGGCAGGGGTAGCTGTATCCGTTCTGCAACACTATGGTAAAACGGTGACCCAGGAGCAGTTTGTCCGCTTTACGAAAGGGAGTCTCGTCAACGCTCCGGCGACCGATCGTGAAATCCTACGTGGGCTGCAAAATTACGGCGTAACAGGAAGCATCTTTTACAATCTTCCTACGCTGCAATGGGTAAAGGCTGAGATTGATGCGGGTAAACCTATGATCACCTTTATTCGGTGGACAAATGGGGCGGCGATTGGACACTTTTTTGTCCTAGATGGGCATCATGTCGGTACAAACGCTGCGCAATATGTGTCTTATATGGACCCTTGGTATGGCGATCATTACTCCCGTACATTTGATTCTTTTAAACAAAATAATCGATTCGTGTGGCGTGGCACGACGAGTACGAGCAAATAG
- the asnB gene encoding asparagine synthase (glutamine-hydrolyzing), translating to MCGIAGILQFNGEQPSEHIISSMMDLIHHRGPDDAKLWIGDRVGLGFRRLSIIDVAVGAQPLSNEDDSVWIIFNGEIYNYMELREDLISRGHQFKTHADTEVIIHLYEEYGANCVHHLRGMFGFAIWDRNKQEMFIARDHFGIKPLYYYMDDEKFIFGSEIKSLLAAGAARQLNMNSLYNYLTFQYVPDPNTMYAGIHKLPPAHTITIPFEGKPTIQKYWDPMFDPVDRPLSQVLEEIRDVMRDSVEHHLHSEVQRGCFLSSGIDSTITSTMMRGFEPIKTFSVGFEGANNETIIARDTARQIDTEHYDRIITQEMYFDAVPRAIWHLDEPIADPSAIALYEVARLAKEHVTVVLSGEGADELFGGYRIYNEPNSLRYLDWMPDGMKRTVNQLVRKMPSFYGKNYLLRGTTPLEERFLGNANIFTDDAKVSLLRASADQLASFTKPFDIARTYYDRTQHLDPVSRMQYIDMNLWMPGDILMKADKLTMAHSLELRVPFLDRKVFDVARRIPMKYRIAEGTTKFALRKAMEGIIPDSILHRPKLGFPVPMRDWLRTERANIMWEELSASGIDHIFNLSAIEDMFGRHKNGQGDYSRKLWTLYVFAMWHKTYMK from the coding sequence ATGTGTGGTATTGCAGGTATATTGCAATTTAACGGGGAACAACCGTCTGAGCATATTATTAGCAGCATGATGGACCTCATTCATCATCGGGGACCAGATGATGCGAAACTGTGGATTGGAGACCGCGTCGGACTCGGTTTTCGCCGCTTGTCGATTATCGACGTTGCTGTAGGGGCGCAGCCGCTGAGCAATGAAGATGATTCCGTCTGGATTATTTTCAACGGAGAAATTTATAACTACATGGAACTGCGTGAGGATCTAATTTCGCGGGGGCATCAATTTAAAACACATGCGGATACGGAAGTTATTATCCACTTGTATGAAGAGTATGGTGCGAACTGCGTGCATCATTTGCGCGGGATGTTTGGCTTTGCGATTTGGGATCGTAACAAGCAGGAGATGTTCATTGCACGTGACCATTTTGGTATTAAGCCTCTTTATTATTATATGGATGATGAGAAGTTTATTTTCGGCTCTGAAATTAAAAGCTTGTTAGCTGCGGGCGCGGCTCGACAGTTGAATATGAACAGTCTGTACAACTATTTGACGTTCCAATACGTACCGGACCCGAATACGATGTATGCGGGCATCCATAAGCTGCCGCCAGCGCATACGATTACGATTCCGTTTGAGGGCAAGCCAACGATTCAGAAGTACTGGGACCCGATGTTCGATCCGGTGGATCGTCCGTTGTCGCAAGTACTTGAAGAAATTCGCGATGTGATGCGCGATTCGGTTGAGCATCATTTGCATAGTGAAGTGCAGCGCGGCTGCTTCTTGTCGAGTGGTATCGACTCGACGATTACATCTACGATGATGCGCGGTTTTGAGCCGATTAAGACGTTTAGTGTCGGCTTTGAAGGTGCGAACAATGAGACGATTATTGCGCGTGATACAGCGCGTCAAATTGATACGGAGCATTATGATCGCATCATCACGCAAGAGATGTATTTTGATGCGGTTCCGCGTGCGATCTGGCATTTGGATGAGCCGATTGCGGACCCTTCAGCAATCGCGCTGTATGAAGTAGCGCGTTTGGCGAAGGAACATGTTACGGTCGTTCTGTCCGGTGAAGGCGCGGACGAGCTGTTCGGCGGCTATCGTATTTACAACGAGCCGAATTCGCTGCGCTACTTGGATTGGATGCCGGATGGCATGAAACGCACCGTTAATCAATTGGTGCGCAAAATGCCGTCTTTCTACGGCAAGAACTATTTGCTGCGCGGTACGACACCGCTCGAAGAGCGCTTCTTGGGCAACGCTAACATCTTCACGGACGATGCGAAGGTATCGTTGCTACGCGCGAGTGCGGATCAGCTTGCGTCATTTACGAAGCCGTTCGATATTGCGCGTACGTACTATGATCGTACGCAACACCTCGATCCGGTATCGCGTATGCAGTACATCGACATGAACTTGTGGATGCCTGGCGACATCTTGATGAAGGCGGATAAGTTGACGATGGCGCACTCGTTGGAGCTGCGCGTGCCGTTCCTTGACCGCAAGGTGTTTGATGTTGCGCGTCGCATTCCGATGAAGTACCGCATTGCGGAAGGTACGACGAAATTCGCGCTGCGTAAAGCGATGGAGGGCATTATTCCGGACTCGATCCTGCACCGTCCGAAGCTTGGGTTCCCTGTACCGATGCGCGATTGGTTGCGCACGGAGCGGGCTAACATCATGTGGGAAGAGTTGTCCGCTAGCGGCATCGACCACATCTTTAACTTGAGCGCAATTGAGGATATGTTCGGCCGCCATAAGAATGGGCAGGGCGACTACTCACGTAAATTGTGGACGCTGTACGTATTTGCGATGTGGCACAAAACGTATATGAAGTAG
- a CDS encoding alpha/beta hydrolase: MVAWIGAGVLLIILLLLWLVPQYGLNQITRMKKSTYEMCLNILEQCNIFSKQQFDDCKKEQVYVYSRDGLKLHGYYVEKYPHSKRTIVIVHGYTSALTWSAQFMDMFFRQGFNVLLVDQRRHGQSEGEYTTYGYYEKYDIQAWVDWIIARKGEQAVIGLHGQSLGGGTVLEYVSIHSPQVRFVIADCPYSDLTTLLKYQISKLNHMPTWPFLKLIDRLLHRKAGFRMQDVSPERAIAESDLPIMFVHGAADKYVPTYMSERMYDIKQGPKKLLLIEGAEHAVAYCVNKQQYEEAVVEFVVHTIGKPTEEEWSEASPVYSTEAQVQTEAGAFAVGQDPAPIS; encoded by the coding sequence ATGGTAGCTTGGATCGGAGCTGGAGTCTTACTTATCATCCTGTTATTGTTATGGCTTGTTCCACAATATGGCCTGAATCAAATAACAAGAATGAAGAAATCTACGTATGAAATGTGTCTGAACATCTTGGAGCAATGCAACATTTTTAGCAAGCAGCAGTTCGATGATTGTAAAAAAGAGCAAGTGTACGTGTATAGTCGTGATGGCTTAAAGCTGCATGGCTATTATGTCGAAAAGTATCCTCATTCCAAACGAACAATCGTGATTGTACATGGCTACACGTCCGCTTTAACTTGGTCAGCGCAGTTTATGGATATGTTTTTCCGCCAAGGATTTAACGTCCTGCTCGTGGATCAGCGTCGCCATGGACAAAGCGAAGGCGAATACACGACATACGGCTATTATGAAAAGTACGACATTCAAGCTTGGGTCGACTGGATTATAGCGCGTAAAGGTGAACAGGCTGTCATTGGATTACACGGACAGTCGTTAGGAGGAGGCACCGTACTTGAATATGTATCGATTCATTCTCCGCAAGTACGCTTTGTCATTGCCGACTGCCCTTATTCCGACTTAACGACGCTACTTAAATACCAGATTTCGAAGCTGAACCATATGCCGACATGGCCATTTTTGAAGCTAATCGATCGCTTGCTTCATCGTAAGGCAGGTTTTCGTATGCAGGATGTAAGTCCTGAAAGAGCGATTGCTGAAAGCGATCTGCCCATTATGTTCGTGCATGGTGCAGCAGATAAATATGTACCTACGTACATGAGCGAGCGGATGTACGATATCAAGCAAGGCCCTAAGAAGCTACTGCTCATTGAAGGCGCAGAGCATGCTGTCGCTTACTGTGTAAATAAGCAGCAATACGAGGAAGCTGTCGTGGAATTCGTGGTCCACACGATAGGAAAGCCGACTGAAGAGGAATGGTCTGAAGCGAGTCCCGTCTACAGTACTGAAGCGCAAGTCCAGACGGAGGCGGGCGCATTTGCTGTTGGCCAAGATCCAGCACCGATTTCTTAA